Proteins co-encoded in one Malus domestica chromosome 09, GDT2T_hap1 genomic window:
- the LOC103443794 gene encoding rop guanine nucleotide exchange factor 12-like isoform X1 yields the protein MVRALEEEEEEDYKSRLYHFKGMYENTGRHAKSLSIESATALEFQDDDKKASSRSSNGAQGPKSRLSKEEAAAREAREKQQQTDMEQMKERFAKLLLGEDMSGGGKGVSSALALSNAITNLAASVFGEQTRLEPMSADRKKRWRKEIDWLLCVSDYIVEFVPSQQKGKDGTNMEIMVTRQRTDLHMNIPALRKLDAMLIQDCLDNFQTKQEFYYVSKDADEKEKGTAKRKDDKWWLPTPKVPPNGLSDAARKFIQYQKDCVNQVLKAAMAINAQVLTEMEIPENYIESLPKNGRASLGDSIYRSITVDFFDPDQFLCSMDLSSEHKILDLKNKMEASMVIWKRKMNQKDGKSGWGSAVSLEKRELFEERAETILLLLKQRFPGIPQSSLDISKIQYNEDVGQAILESYSRILESLAFTVLSRIEDVLYADFATQNPSHVACKRPYLGNATVETSPDRSSKEENAGGETPGSMTLLDFMGWGVVQSETEPKKDPDAADEGKDSCEIKHPHIQKIANIVTNKKVSYLETLGGLRSPTARH from the exons TAGATTGTATCATTTCAAGGGAATGTATGAGAATACCGGAAGGCATGCAAAGAGCTTGAGCATCGAGAGTGCTACCGCCTTAGAGTTTCAGGATGATGATAAGAAGGCTTCATCGAGAAGTAGTAATGGAGCTCAAGGCCCTAAATCAAGGTTGAGCAAAGAGGAAGCCGCCGCTAGAGAAGCCAGAGAAAAGCAACAGCAAACAG ATATGGAACAGATGAAGGAGAGGTTCGCCAAATTGCTTCTGGGTGAAGATATGTCCGGTGGAGGTAAGGGCGTTTCGTCAGCATTGGCATTGTCGAATGCTATTACGAATCTTGCCG CTTCTGTTTTTGGGGAACAAACTCGCCTAGAACCCATGTCCGCCGACAGGAAAAAGAGGTGGAGAAAAGAAATAGATTGGTTATTATGTGTCAGCGATTACATAGTTGAATTTGTTCCTTCACAACAGAAGGGCAAGGATGGAACTAACATGGAG ATCATGGTGACTCGGCAACGAACAGATCTTCACATGAACATCCCTGCGCTGCGTAAGCTCGATGCAATGCTTATT CAGGATTGTCTAGATAACTTCCAAACAAAGCAAGAGTTCTATTATGTATCCAAAGATGCCGATGAGAAAGAGAAAGGAACTGCAAAGAGAAAAGATGACAAATGGTGGCTACCTACTCCTAAAGTTCCACCAAATGGTTTATCAGATGCCGCACGAAAGTTCATACAGTATCAAAAAGATTGCGTCAACCAAGTGCTTAAAGCAGCTATGGCCATCAATGCTCAAGTTTTAACAGAAATGGAGATCCCCGAAAACTACATTGAATCCCTCCCCAAG AATGGGAGGGCAAGTCTTGGTGACTCAATTTACCGGAGCATTACAGTTGATTTCTTTGATCCTGACCAATTTCTTTGCAGCATGGACTTATCATCAGAGCACAAAATTCTAGACCTCAAGAACAAAATGGAGGCTTCCATGGTGATATGGAAGAGAAAGATGAACCAAAAAGATGGGAAATCGGGTTGGGGCTCTGCAGTGAGCTTGGAGAAGAGAGAACTTTTTGAAGAGAGAGCAGAGACAATCTTACTCCTCCTCAAGCAGAGGTTCCCTGGAATCCCTCAATCGTCACTTGACATTAGTAAAATCCAATACAACGAG GATGTTGGACAGGCTATTCTGGAGAGCTATTCAAGAATACTAGAAAGCTTGGCCTTCACAGTTTTGTCGCGGATTGAAGATGTACTATATGCTGATTTTGCTACTCAGAATCCATCACATGTAGCTTGTAAACGGCCCTATTTAGGAAACGCTACAGTTGAAACTTCTCCGGATAGGTCTTCAAAGGAAGAAAATGCCGGTGGGGAGACACCCGGTTCAATGACACTGTTGGATTTCATGGGTTGGGGCGTGGTTCAATCTGAGACCGAGCCAAAAAAGGACCCGGATGCTGCAGATGAAGGCAAAGACTCTTGTGAGATTAAGCATCCACATATACAGAAGATTGCAAACATAGTGACCAACAAGAAGGTTTCCTATCTAGAGACCTTGGGTGGATTGAGAAGTCCAACGGCACGCCACTAA
- the LOC103443794 gene encoding rop guanine nucleotide exchange factor 12-like isoform X2: MVRALEEEEEEDYKSRLYHFKGMYENTGRHAKSLSIESATALEFQDDDKKASSRSSNGAQGPKSRLSKEEAAAREAREKQQQTDMEQMKERFAKLLLGEDMSGGGKGVSSALALSNAITNLAASVFGEQTRLEPMSADRKKRWRKEIDWLLCVSDYIVEFVPSQQKGKDGTNMEIMVTRQRTDLHMNIPALRKLDAMLIDCLDNFQTKQEFYYVSKDADEKEKGTAKRKDDKWWLPTPKVPPNGLSDAARKFIQYQKDCVNQVLKAAMAINAQVLTEMEIPENYIESLPKNGRASLGDSIYRSITVDFFDPDQFLCSMDLSSEHKILDLKNKMEASMVIWKRKMNQKDGKSGWGSAVSLEKRELFEERAETILLLLKQRFPGIPQSSLDISKIQYNEDVGQAILESYSRILESLAFTVLSRIEDVLYADFATQNPSHVACKRPYLGNATVETSPDRSSKEENAGGETPGSMTLLDFMGWGVVQSETEPKKDPDAADEGKDSCEIKHPHIQKIANIVTNKKVSYLETLGGLRSPTARH, from the exons TAGATTGTATCATTTCAAGGGAATGTATGAGAATACCGGAAGGCATGCAAAGAGCTTGAGCATCGAGAGTGCTACCGCCTTAGAGTTTCAGGATGATGATAAGAAGGCTTCATCGAGAAGTAGTAATGGAGCTCAAGGCCCTAAATCAAGGTTGAGCAAAGAGGAAGCCGCCGCTAGAGAAGCCAGAGAAAAGCAACAGCAAACAG ATATGGAACAGATGAAGGAGAGGTTCGCCAAATTGCTTCTGGGTGAAGATATGTCCGGTGGAGGTAAGGGCGTTTCGTCAGCATTGGCATTGTCGAATGCTATTACGAATCTTGCCG CTTCTGTTTTTGGGGAACAAACTCGCCTAGAACCCATGTCCGCCGACAGGAAAAAGAGGTGGAGAAAAGAAATAGATTGGTTATTATGTGTCAGCGATTACATAGTTGAATTTGTTCCTTCACAACAGAAGGGCAAGGATGGAACTAACATGGAG ATCATGGTGACTCGGCAACGAACAGATCTTCACATGAACATCCCTGCGCTGCGTAAGCTCGATGCAATGCTTATT GATTGTCTAGATAACTTCCAAACAAAGCAAGAGTTCTATTATGTATCCAAAGATGCCGATGAGAAAGAGAAAGGAACTGCAAAGAGAAAAGATGACAAATGGTGGCTACCTACTCCTAAAGTTCCACCAAATGGTTTATCAGATGCCGCACGAAAGTTCATACAGTATCAAAAAGATTGCGTCAACCAAGTGCTTAAAGCAGCTATGGCCATCAATGCTCAAGTTTTAACAGAAATGGAGATCCCCGAAAACTACATTGAATCCCTCCCCAAG AATGGGAGGGCAAGTCTTGGTGACTCAATTTACCGGAGCATTACAGTTGATTTCTTTGATCCTGACCAATTTCTTTGCAGCATGGACTTATCATCAGAGCACAAAATTCTAGACCTCAAGAACAAAATGGAGGCTTCCATGGTGATATGGAAGAGAAAGATGAACCAAAAAGATGGGAAATCGGGTTGGGGCTCTGCAGTGAGCTTGGAGAAGAGAGAACTTTTTGAAGAGAGAGCAGAGACAATCTTACTCCTCCTCAAGCAGAGGTTCCCTGGAATCCCTCAATCGTCACTTGACATTAGTAAAATCCAATACAACGAG GATGTTGGACAGGCTATTCTGGAGAGCTATTCAAGAATACTAGAAAGCTTGGCCTTCACAGTTTTGTCGCGGATTGAAGATGTACTATATGCTGATTTTGCTACTCAGAATCCATCACATGTAGCTTGTAAACGGCCCTATTTAGGAAACGCTACAGTTGAAACTTCTCCGGATAGGTCTTCAAAGGAAGAAAATGCCGGTGGGGAGACACCCGGTTCAATGACACTGTTGGATTTCATGGGTTGGGGCGTGGTTCAATCTGAGACCGAGCCAAAAAAGGACCCGGATGCTGCAGATGAAGGCAAAGACTCTTGTGAGATTAAGCATCCACATATACAGAAGATTGCAAACATAGTGACCAACAAGAAGGTTTCCTATCTAGAGACCTTGGGTGGATTGAGAAGTCCAACGGCACGCCACTAA
- the LOC103443792 gene encoding homeobox-leucine zipper protein GLABRA 2-like, whose product MGVDMSNNPPTSRTKDFFASPALSLSLAGIFRDAGAAAVASREVEEGDEGSGGGGSAAVGSVRRREDTAEISSENSGPARSRSEDEFDAEGEHDEDDADGDNKNKKKKRKKYHRHTTEQIREMEALFKESPHPDEKQRQQLSKQLGLAPRQVKFWFQNRRTQIKAIQERHENSLLKGEMEKLRDENKAMREQINKSCCPNCGTATTSRDATLTTEEQQLRIENARLKSEVEKLRAALVKYPPGSSSPSCSAGQDQENRSSLDFYTGIFGIEKSRIMEIVNQAMEELKKMATAGEPLWIRSVETGREILNYDEYIKEFNIEVPSNARPKRSIEASRETGVVFVDLPRLVHSFMDENQWKEMFPCMISKAATVDVINNGEGDNRNGAVQLMFAELQMLTPLVPTREVYFVRCCKQLSPEQWAIVDVSIDKVEDSIDASLVKCRKRPSGCIIEDESNGHCKVIWVEHLECQKSTIQTMYRTIVNSSLAFGARHWVATLQLQCERLVFFMATNVPMKDSTGVATLAGRKSILKLAQRMTTSFCRAIGASSYHTWTKISSKTGDDIRIASRKNLNDPGEPLGVILCAVSSVWLPISPHVLFDFLRDETRRNEWDIMLNGGPAQTIANLSKGQDRGNAVTIQSMKSKEKSMWILQDTCINSYESMVVYAPVDTTGMQSVMTGCGASNIAILPSGFSILPDGLESRPMVITSRQEDRSSEGGTLLTAAFQVLTNSSPTGKLTMESVESANTLISCTLRNIKASLQCEDG is encoded by the exons ATGGGCGTCGACATGTCTAACAATCCACCAACTTCTCGCACCAAGGACTTCTTTGCTTCCCCagccctctccctctccctc GCCGGGATTTTTCGTGATGCTGGGGCGGCGGCCGTGGCAAGCAGGGAGGTGGAGGAAGGAGATGAGGGCAGCGGTGGAGGCGGAAGCGCAGCTGTAGGCAGTGTTCGCCGGAGAGAAGACACAGCGGAGATTAGCAGCGAGAACTCCGGGCCAGCAAGGTCGAGATCAGAAGATGAATTTGACGCAGAAGGAGAGCATGACGAAGATGATGCTGATGGAgacaacaagaacaagaagaagaagaggaaaaagtaCCATAGGCACACCACTGAGCAAATCCGAGAAATGGAAGC GTTGTTCAAAGAATCACCACATCCTGATGAGAAGCAAAGGCAGCAACTGAGCAAGCAATTAGGCCTTGCTCCAAGGCAGGTCAAATTTTGGTTTCAGAATCGTCGAACCCAAATCAAG GCTATACAAGAACGCCATGAAAATTCTCTGTTGAAAGGCGAAATGGAGAAACTCCGCGACGAAAATAAGGCAATGAGGGAGCAGATAAACAAATCTTGCTGCCCCAACTGTGGCACTGCAACCACTAGCCGGGATGCCACCCTCACGACCGAGGAGCAACAACTGCGAATCGAAAATGCCAGACTCAAATCCGAG GTCGAAAAACTCAGAGCAGCTCTTGTAAAATACCCTCCCGGGTCATCCTCTCCTTCCTGCTCCGCTGGCCAAGACCAGGAGAATAGAAGCTCTTTGGATTTCTACACTGGAATATTCGGAATTGAGAAGTCGAGGATAATGGAGATAGTGAATCAAGCAATGGAAGAGCTTAAGAAGATGGCTACTGCAGGGGAACCACTCTGGATTCGGAGTGTGGAGACTGGCCGTGAAATACTTAATTACGATGAGTACATCaaagagttcaacattgaagTTCCTAGCAATGCGCGGCCAAAGAGATCCATTGAGGCCTCCAGAGAGACCGGGGTGGTGTTTGTGGATCTTCCGCGACTAGTTCACAGTTTCATGGATGAG AATCAATGGAAGGAAATGTTTCCATGCATGATCTCAAAGGCGGCAACTGTTGATGTTATTAACAATGGTGAAGGAGACAATAGAAATGGTGCAGTACAATTG ATGTTTGCAGAGCTGCAAATGCTTACGCCCTTGGTTCCCACTAGAGAAGTGTACTTCGTTAGATGTTGCAAGCAATTGAGTCCTGAACAATGGGCTATTGTTGATGTTTCGATTGACAAAGTCGAAGATAGCATAGATGCGTCCTTGGTGAAATGCAGGAAGCGTCCCTCTGGCTGCATCATTGAGGACGAATCAAATGGCCACTGCAAG GTGATCTGGGTGGAGCACCTAGAATGCCAGAAGAGCACAATTCAGACCATGTACCGCACCATTGTCAACAGCAGTCTAGCATTTGGAGCAAGACATTGGGTAGCAACGCTGCAACTGCAATGCGAACGACTTGTTTTCTTCATGGCAACCAATGTTCCCATGAAGGATTCAACCG GTGTGGCCACCCTTGCTGGGCGAAAAAGCATTCTAAAATTGGCACAAAGAATGACAACGAGCTTTTGTCGTGCAATCGGAGCATCAAGCTACCATACCTGGACTAAGATCTCAAGCAAAACAGGGGACGACATAAGAATTGCCTCCAGAAAGAACTTGAACGACCCAGGAGAGCCTCTTGGTGTGATTTTGTGTGCTGTTTCTTCAGTATGGCTGCCCATCTCTCCTCATGTGCTCTTCGATTTCTTAAGAGACGAGACTCGCAGGAATGAG TGGGACATTATGTTAAATGGAGGACCAGCTCAAACAATTGCAAACCTATCCAAAGGACAAGATCGTGGCAATGCTGTTACAATCCAG AGCATGAAATCAAAAGAGAAAAGCATGTGGATACTACAAGATACCTGCATAAACTCTTACGAGTCGATGGTGGTCTACGCTCCAGTGGATACCACTGGAATGCAGTCCGTGATGACGGGATGCGGCGCGAGCAACATCGCCATATTGCCTTCAGGGTTCTCGATTCTTCCTGATGGGCTGGAGTCGAGGCCGATGGTCATCACATCCAGGCAAGAAGACAGGAGCAGTGAAGGAGGAACTCTGCTGACAGCAGCATTTCAAGTCTTGACAAATTCCTCCCCCACAGGCAAGCTAACAATGGAGTCTGTGGAGTCTGCCAACACACTAATATCATGTACTTTGAGAAATATTAAAGCAAGCTTGCAGTGTGAGGATGGCTGA
- the LOC103443793 gene encoding photosystem I reaction center subunit VI-2, chloroplastic, with protein sequence MASLATLAAVQPAAINGLGGSSLTGTKLVVKPTRQSIRTKNIRNGAVVAKYGDKSIYFDLEDLGNTTGKWDLYGSDAPSPYNPLQSKFFETFAAPFTKRGLLLKFLILGGASTIAYLSATASDDILPIKKGPQLPPKLGPRGKI encoded by the exons ATGGCATCTTTGGCAACCCTAGCAGCTGTTCAACCTGCAGCCATTAACGGCCTCGGCGGAAGCTCCCTCACCGGAACAAAGCTCGTTGTGAAGCCCACTCGCCAGAGCATCAGAACCAAAAACATCAG GAATGGTGCTGTGGTGGCCAAGTACGGAGACAAGAGCATCTACTTTGACCTTGAGGATCTGGGCAACACCACCGGGAAGTGGGACTTGTATGGTTCGGATGCGCCCTCACCTTACAACCCTCTTCAG AGCAAGTTCTTTGAGACATTTGCTGCTCCATTCACCAAGAGAGGCTTACTCCTCAAGTTCTTGATATTGGGAGGAGCTTCCACCATTGCCTACCTTAGTGCCACTGCCTCCGATGACATTCTACCAATCAAGAAGGGCCCACAACTTCCACCCAAGTTGGGGCCACGTGGCAAGATCTAA